GACATACCCTGTATGTCCTTTCAAAGTTCCCCTCAGTTCAGAGCCACGAAGACTAGGGTCCCAAATCTTAACCTGCATAATagtaataaaaaaggaaataccACCTTAAAACCGGCTTCGACCCCATCTTGATTCAACAGAACTAAGGGAACACACAACTGAAAGTGTACCATAAATGCGAGTAGATTTACGCTATTCACTTACCAAACAATCAGTACTCCCACTAATGAAGAAGCCAGCATCTTCACGGTCTCCCACCAGATCCCATACCTCCCTTCTAGTTACACAATGTAGAGCAGTAATAGCACCAGTATGACCCCTTAGTGTGCGAACACTTGTTTGGAGTTTCTTCTGTGCAGCAGATGACAGATCTTGTCTATGTGGAGTCCCATTCTCTGCATTATGagtccaaagaaacaaaaaaatactGATATATAATGTTTGtttggaaaataacaatatgataagaattattttataaataattacataagTAGAATGCCAAAGATATATAGAATGCAAACCTGAAGCACCACCATCAGAAGTCCATCTACGAACATGACCAAATGAGTTTGCTCTTGGAGCATTTTCTTTGCTGAACATGCTCTGAACCCAGCTCCTGCCAACACCCGAAGCCTCGGCAGGTTGGTATTTTTCATTGGCAGCATCTTTTGGGGAAGGAGATGGTAATCCTTGAGATGAAACTGATGGTGCTTTTATCGATGAGTTTCCCCAATAACCAATACGCACTTGTTGGATATGTGACAAGAATCCTCTCAACTTTATCTGAAACAAATcacagaagaaaaattagaatcattatttaaaaaaggaagCTAGGGATTTGGGCTTTAGGTCTTGTCTCTCTTCATGTTCAAGACATAGAAGCTTGCCTTCATGTTCAAGACAAGCCCACATAATCAAACCCCACCCccccgccaaaaaaaaaaaaaaaaagaaccactCCCCGACATCATAATAACAATCCTGAAAATTTAGCAGCATATAAAAAGCTTCCTTCATATTTCAGACTCCAGTAACAAGATCTGGATATAGGATAAATCAGAGATCAAATTGGCACAGCACATGTAATATAAAAGAGTTGCAATTGCCTAAGAATGATTGAAATGAATTCAACTACATCACATAAGATAACTTAAGAAGGTGCGTACTCTCTcaaaagaaaaccttttcccattTCCTTTTTGACCAGACCCTTTTACTTTTTCTGATCAAATAATGATGTTTAAAGTCCCATGATCTGATTCAACAAATTGTATCTCATTTGAGCAGTCATGTTTTCTTCTCCCCCAGTAAAAGGTACAAGTAGACATAACAATATGATTTCTGAGCTTTGATTTTGACAGAGTCAAAGAAATTCTTATTCTGAAGAAACAGGTGTTCTTGCAGCTTAAAAATCACCAATAGGCATATTTGAAACAGATGGTGGACAATTAACAGGCAGCAAGTTGATGCAGTACAAACCCAAGAGATGAGTTCATGTCAAAATTGAGGTGGCAAGATAGACTAAATTCAATATATGTAAAggaatcaaaattaaaagacaatATCTAGATAAACCAGGACCAAAAACCAATATGAAGCTGCAAAATTCCTGAACATTCTTGAAACCAATCAAAAAAGACCAAACAGACAAGAGGTCTCAAACAACATAAAATAaccaagaaaggaaaatttttaacTTACAAACTGCTTGAATccaactttttgtttttctgctaTTGTTTCAATCATGTACCAAGCATCAGCATCAGGAAGTCCCAGCCCAGCCTTGATAATGGCAAATGCAAAGGCACTAgtaaaaagagggaaaaaaaacaatacaAAGTTGATTGAGCTAAAAAAGGCAACAGCTGTGAACAATAGGGAAGGACGTTACCATGTGCGATGCCACCACTGTTAGCTGACTGGACACTTGAGTTGCATAGTTGACAGAACTAATACAAAAGCATCACACTAATAAGCATCCATTCGAGTAAATTTCTCAATGCCACAGAAACTTAATAATGCCACAAATATTAGACTGCATTATCGCCATTCCTTATAATAATTCGACATAGTAAAAATTCcagcaaaagaaattgagaTATTTATTTCCAAAGTCAAATCGGTCCTGTTAAAATAGCCGGATTCTTCCAGGGGATGTAGATTCTTCCATTAGTTtggaaaataaagtaaaaacatCAAACTCCCAAGCATTCAAAATTTTGCTCAAGAAAGAGTCCAATGTGCTCTGTTCTCATATCTAAACCATATCTCCATACCAGCTTAATTTTTTAGATGTATTGATGGCTATCTAATATACTTCTTCATAGTGTTCGCGCTGGAGGTCATATGTTCTTTGCACCTCTCTTGAGGATCTTCTATGAATGCTTCTATTCAACAAAATTACAGTTACTTTATTGCAAAGAAGAACTGTACTGGCCACCCCAACAGACGACACCCAGGGTGACTAACTTATGCTAAGCAAAAAGCTCGATGCATGACAAATGGAACATGCAGCATATTCATCCTTACCTGCTCGATGATCGGTCCATTAGGTAGTCAAAGTATCCTTCCCAAAATCTGAAAGAGAACAATTCAAACATTACTATTCAAGAAATTAAATGCTATGAATATATGAAGCAGCATGCACCAATTGCGCTATGACTGATCTTGTTATTTCAATCCAAATGGAGAAAAAGTGGAAGCTTAAAATATGTTATGAAATTACATTGAAAAGATTATAACACATTCATTCAAAGAGAAAGCAACCAAGAGTGATGGTGGGTAAGATATACCTCAGCTCTTCCCAAATAGATATAGAGAGAAGATGACGCTGGATGTAGTCTTGAACATTATTAACGTCTTTCTTATAAATTTCAGCAGAAACTTCCAGGGCATCTCTTATTGTCACAACATCGTTCCGAGAGATTGCACGACCAATGGCTGTTTTCAGCTGGCATTTAACATGATTTTCACATTTTAGAgcaggaaaaaagagagagagagagagagagagagaaggatgtgtcaaatgagatGTTTTGTTTAGAAACATTTCAAGAATTCTGAAACCAATTCAAGCGATGAAAATGCATACAAAGAAGGAATATGCCTATAGTCATTTTGTAgtaagtttttcatttttattgagtATGAGATTATCATCCCACCAAAAAGTTCACTACAATCTCCCTGAAGGAACTTGTGTGAACAGAGTAAAGAAATTTGCACCTGCTTACTAATAAGACCCGGCATTAGTGAACTTTCAGCCTTTGGTTGAGCTAGAGGAAACTTTAGCAAAAACGAAAGACGCAGTACCTTTTGAACTTTCATTAgaccccccccccaaaaaaaaaaaaaaaaaaaaacttcttcaatgaaaaaagaaaaaagaaaaaaaaagaaatgtttcaatttcataaagtaaacaagaaaattctATGACTaatgtcaaattttttatattggtaaatgttagaatatttaaataataaattacgcATTCATCTATCAATTTAtgcttttagaacagttgatgGTGGTCCTACAAGATCTTACATAGTATTAGAGCTAGAGATCCTGAATTCAAATCTTACCAAGGCGCcccccaattaaatttccatgctTAATACTAGGTAAAAGACCAAACTAAGCATAAGGGAGAgtgttaaaaatatttaaataataaaccatgcCTTTATCTAACATCTTAAGCTATTAGAGTAGTTGGCAatggtcccacaaaatctcacatagtATAACAAATGAAGATCCtgaattcaaatctttctagaCCCCATTTCCCTCTCCATGTCCATGCTTAGTAATAGGCAAAAAGACCAAACTACGCGTGATGGGAAgcgttagaatatttaaataataaatcacacatttatctaacaacttaagcttttaggACAATTAGCAGTGATCCCACAAAATTTTACAGTAACTATTGGAGATGTTTGAAATTGTACAAAAATCACACTAAATGCTAaatgtaagaagaaaaaaagtcagaagGCTAAAACCATACAACATGCTATAATTCACTTTGATGTATTAGAAATTTCAGCAAATCATTCTGGTAGTCAATCTGGCAATTTTTCTTAGTTGAATGGACTTACCAACTCTTTAACCGCAATAAACTGTTCATCAGTCAATTGACAATGCCATCCCTGAAATCATGTGGTTTTTGAGTTACTACCCTACAAGGAGGGAACGTCCAATAAATTGCAACTTTTAATGCTACATACCGAATTGATGTGCTCCCTAATGCATTCAACAAAGCCACTACCACCAATTCCCTCAGCGTCAAATTCAATTAAAGCTGCAAAAACAAATGAGCACACAGTTAGCATGCAGCAAATTCTGGCCCATAGATACAAATTGCTTTGGCCATCAATTATTCATTTGCTCGAAGAAGATAAATGCAAGCATTGATATCTCATAGAAGCATACCGGAAATGGTGCCATGTTCAAAGGACGAAAGAGGATCATCAGTTGCTCCCAATTTAAGGAGCCGCAACCACAAACCCTGGGGgcagaaaaatggaaagttcaCTAAGCCTTTCAAAGGAAACTAAAACTACAGCCACATAGCAATTGATTTTAGTTAAAGCCCAGATTGTCATATATCCCAGGAGTAGAGACAACAATGCGCCATCACAATTCTACTGACTAAACTCCTCAGAAATTACAGACATTTAAAATTCTACAGAACTAAATGCATCATCTCAACCTGCAAATATCTCCGTAACTTTAAACTAAGTTAAAAAAAGTCCAGGCACTTATGAGGTTGTCCCTAATCAGAATTAATGGGAACTCGCATAGATACCAACTTTTAAGGACATAGTTTACAATATACAGATTCATAACAAAGAGAACAACTATGATAGGTTACAACATCCCTAACTATGTGGGACCAAGAGATTTGACAACATCTTACCTGAAGCTTAACCTTTATGTCCAGTACCATCCGGTCTCTCTCAGCCTGACAACATAAAGggggaaaaattaaagaagattcCATGGTCCCAATCAGGGGTGGGAAGTTAACAATGGTAGAAGCACTTACAGCCCTCTCTATAGGACTCAGAGTAtcaactttggaatttttaCCCACTAACACGGAGGGGGACCTGGTAAAGAAAAGGGATTCTGTCACGAGAAATCCACACTAACAGCACAAAATTTAATCAGGTAACTTGTTGCACACACATACAGTTAAACGTCAACATCCATGTGTAGACATACCTAGGACTATGCCTTCCAGGGTAATCAAAAGCTCCACTTGCCACAGCAAGAATTtgcttcctcttctcctcttcctcttctgacCTGATGTTTGAAGGAAACCTATCATAGGTGTATTTGGCACCCGACCCTGAAAAGTAGAGAGAATCAAACTTTAAGATCCTAATGCCTGACTGACTTGATCAATACACAGAGCCACCTTTGATTTACTTAAAAGACTTCTCTAGTTAACTTTGGTTCATAATTTCCTATTGCTTTGATCTGGTCTGAGTAGCTCTCATTTTAACtctatgaatttcttttttggaggaTGACTGTATAGCCCCGACCCTTGTTTAACTCATTCCTAAGCTTTTTCACTAGCTTCTGTGTTTAACTTTCCAAGCACCAAGTTATAAATAAGCAGAAGCATCAATGCAAGAGCCTTTGAAATAGGCTCTACAGCAAACACTAAGCATGAATGGCTGTCTCGACCTGATGTTCCTGTATCAGACTCTGATATTGTTATAATCTCAGGCTCCATCAAGGATGAAGGAAAGATTGACATAGGATTTTGGCCCCTCCCAATTGCATCTTGTAACTTGTCGAGAAGATTGACATTATTTTCATCCGGACTGGTACCTCTCTCCACAAAATCCAAGAAGCCTTGAGTATTCAAAAACTGTGTTATCTGAATAAATTGAAGGAAGATATAGTGAGAATTCAGGAGGCCCTTgacaataaaaagtaaataaactAACATAAATGGGGAAAACATGCATTAGTCACTTCCAATCTTCAGTACCCATAATATCATAATGGGCACACGAATGACAGACAGCCCAGCTAAAAATGACCGGCCATTTATTTTGTACAGTTAATACATGAGGAGGCATCAAAATGACTAACATATTTGGTGAAGAATTACCATGGGGTCTGATGGTTGGTTAGTAGAACGAGAACGCTTTCTCAGAAATGCTTCAACATTGAAAGCACAAGTAGCAGTATTTTCCTGCCAAATGGGGTTCAACAATACATTAGTCGATCTGACTACCTGGTCTAAGTTAAAAAtcttaacaaaaattaaataaggtGCCTTACCAGGAAATTGCGATATCCACCCAATAAGGATGCAAAAAACTTCAAGAAAATTAATCTGCATACACCACTCAAGAAGTGCAAGATCAGGCATTATCATATTAAATTCCACTATAGCCATGTCTTCATGTTATTCACAAACAAAATGAGCACATCAAACATAGAAAAGGTTGGCAGTTGAGCAAACAGTGCAATATTGACACTGCTGAACTATTTGAATAAGAGACAACAGCTTCCTTTAAAGCTTTTATATCAGTTCGCAGTGGTCCATAAAATATTTCATGGTATGGAAGCAAGAGATTCTATCTACAAAATCTCTCCAAGTCCCTTATTTGCCTCCATATAACTGATTTTATGCTTTGATCTTAAGCTGAATCCCCACCTAGGAATGAGGAGAGCTTTGCAATAAGGAGaagaatgaattttcaaaataataaagttACTCAAACGAGTAGTCCAAGAGATTGTTCAAACTTTTGTGTAATATAAAAAGCAGCAAGTACAGAACACATTTAAAGAGGCCTATGAAGCAAGGTTGATATACACCAATGAACCCTCTAAAGAAATTGCCAATGATAATATTGGTTCTTGGATATTTTGTAGAGACAGTATATTTTGGAACTCAATACCCTGGAGTACAATAAATCACAAAATATAATCTCTCGATCAGCACCTGCATTATGTATCTATTTAGACGTTTCCATTCCAGGGAAAACAAGGCTTCACTATGAGGATATAAATAATGAAAACACTTAAGTCCCTTTTTGTTAccataaattgaaaagaagatgatgatgatgaagaagaagaagaagaacaatattATGACTATGATGAGGATAATGATTAGGTAATCAATGGGCTCTAAAGCATAAGAAACCAAACAAGGTCTGAAATCATATCTGCTTGAGCCAAAACAAGATTTGGACAGAACAAGTAAGTCAAATAAAACAGATCCACGTATATTAAAATCACCACAAGAAGACTTCAGAATAATTATTACCCCTCCAAGAAAAAAGGTAGAAATGTAGCTCCACAAGGACAATAAACCACAACGATTAGCTCCAAAAAACAACTGATACTTTAAAAGCATTTACAGTGACCATGAAATATCACCTGAATTGGAGGTCATGATCTTCTCCCCATGGCTTACTGCCCAGCTTAGCATAGTACTCACATGATCCCCCTAAACCTGCTGTCATGAGATCTATCCCCACAACACTTGGATGCAACAGCTTTGTCATTTCATCACGCAGCAAACTCAGTTCTGGCTCCGGAATGGGAGGTATTTCTTCTGAAGTGGTGATGTGATTATACTCAAGGTCCACAACAACTACCTATAACACAGTGGCGAGAACAAATAAgccaattaaaagaaattgtacCTTCAAATTAAAGAACTCCAATCACAATAATGCACCAGGAAGTGCTGGCTCCTAAGTATACAATGAATTTGCTATGTCTTCACATACAAATCTCACCTGataagtaaaaagaaagtttaCACTAAAAAACAAGAATCTCATTCCAAAAGATCCCTATCCAACGGAAAGTTGCTGGAGGTTAATATACAACTGCATCTTCTCCCCACATTTCTGATCCTTATCCAAAGGCAGCATTTCCATCTCTTGTAAAGTCTATTCTTTATCATCCAGACTA
The nucleotide sequence above comes from Eucalyptus grandis isolate ANBG69807.140 chromosome 2, ASM1654582v1, whole genome shotgun sequence. Encoded proteins:
- the LOC104421573 gene encoding DENN domain and WD repeat-containing protein SCD1 — translated: MANNIFEYFVVCGLGPEIRTLDMDKGFHGTEVLYMPSQLDQFPSSDHSLYPPPPPQLSTCVLPAGVEVYSSGFDPNNPATFPRSYPIVLTEGDGSKIYVSCIAFRDPVSEDIAEAYRIPSNSFADKCICLVSHSPSFRVLRNALEEIFALCFSDGGSSKPLWEVIAYMVTNVPLPTPGKDRVLFSIENCLLSVEAPPKTGLPHADISFQPLVQCLDIDNLIKLFTAVLLERRTLLRANKYSLLTLVSEAMCHLIFPFRWQHVYIPLIFFSGVDYIDAPTPYMMGLHSGVDTSGLTMDGVVVVDLEYNHITTSEEIPPIPEPELSLLRDEMTKLLHPSVVGIDLMTAGLGGSCEYYAKLGSKPWGEDHDLQFRLIFLKFFASLLGGYRNFLENTATCAFNVEAFLRKRSRSTNQPSDPMITQFLNTQGFLDFVERGTSPDENNVNLLDKLQDAIGRGQNPMSIFPSSLMEPEIITISESDTGTSGSGAKYTYDRFPSNIRSEEEEEKRKQILAVASGAFDYPGRHSPRSPSVLVGKNSKVDTLSPIERAAERDRMVLDIKVKLQGLWLRLLKLGATDDPLSSFEHGTISALIEFDAEGIGGSGFVECIREHINSGWHCQLTDEQFIAVKELLKTAIGRAISRNDVVTIRDALEVSAEIYKKDVNNVQDYIQRHLLSISIWEELRFWEGYFDYLMDRSSSSSVNYATQVSSQLTVVASHMAGLGLPDADAWYMIETIAEKQKVGFKQFIKLRGFLSHIQQVRIGYWGNSSIKAPSVSSQGLPSPSPKDAANEKYQPAEASGVGRSWVQSMFSKENAPRANSFGHVRRWTSDGGASENGTPHRQDLSSAAQKKLQTSVRTLRGHTGAITALHCVTRREVWDLVGDREDAGFFISGSTDCLVKIWDPSLRGSELRGTLKGHTGTVRAISSDRGKIVSGSDDHSVIVWDKQTYRLLEELKGHDAQVSCVRMLSGERVLTASHDGSVKMWDVRTDTCVATVGRCSSAVLCMEYDDSSGILAAAGRDAVANIWDIRAGKQMHKLLGHTKWIRSIRMVDDTVITGSDDWTARIWSVSRGTCDTVLACHGGPVQCVEYSLSDKGIITGSTDGLIRFWEKEEGGIRCVKNVTIHSSAIVSINAGEHWLGIGAADNSMSLFHRPQERIGGLSSSGPKVGGWQLYRTPQKTLAVVRCIASDLERKRICSGGRNGLLRLWDATINI